A section of the Bradyrhizobium oligotrophicum S58 genome encodes:
- a CDS encoding LysR family transcriptional regulator, which produces MRGLNLDQLRALLEVVEQGSFSAAARRLNLTQPAVSLQIRELERRFGLRLIERLGKQAHATAPGCELVEATRRIFHECEQADAAMRRFHDGWVGRVQVATTLTAMIYRLPPILRKVRLDHPRIDLVVTNMPTDKGVQDVVENRVDLALVHLPINKRQLDVTPLLSEAMVAIFPAGLPDVPDEVTPDYVAGHNLLIEQTSSAAYSLVLGWLSGHSPAQGPTPLGTVEALKSAVASSLGMAIVPDIAVGIHNPDFIVRPLRPPLTRTLALIEHRNKPNEPALEIVRNALLGLQTDRADDSKASRRSRRKPAERSLTARRS; this is translated from the coding sequence TTGCGCGGTCTCAACCTCGATCAGCTGAGGGCCCTCCTCGAGGTCGTCGAGCAGGGCAGCTTCTCCGCAGCCGCGCGGCGGCTCAACCTCACGCAGCCTGCGGTGAGCCTGCAGATCCGTGAGCTCGAGCGGCGCTTCGGCCTGCGGCTGATCGAGCGCCTGGGCAAGCAGGCGCATGCAACGGCGCCCGGTTGCGAGCTGGTCGAGGCGACGAGGCGGATTTTCCACGAGTGCGAGCAGGCTGACGCGGCGATGCGGCGCTTTCACGACGGCTGGGTGGGCCGTGTCCAGGTTGCCACGACGCTGACCGCCATGATCTATCGATTGCCGCCGATCCTGCGCAAAGTTCGTCTCGATCATCCCCGCATCGATCTGGTCGTGACCAACATGCCGACCGACAAGGGCGTTCAGGACGTCGTCGAGAACAGGGTCGATCTCGCACTCGTGCATCTGCCGATCAACAAGCGGCAACTCGACGTCACGCCGCTGCTGTCGGAAGCCATGGTGGCGATCTTTCCCGCAGGCCTCCCGGATGTTCCCGACGAGGTCACGCCCGACTACGTCGCCGGACACAATCTGCTGATCGAGCAAACCAGCAGCGCGGCCTATTCGCTCGTTCTCGGCTGGCTCTCGGGCCATTCCCCCGCGCAAGGGCCGACCCCGCTCGGGACTGTCGAGGCGTTGAAGAGCGCCGTTGCGTCCAGCTTGGGCATGGCGATCGTGCCGGACATTGCCGTCGGCATCCACAACCCCGATTTCATCGTCCGGCCGCTGCGTCCGCCGCTCACGCGCACGCTTGCGCTGATCGAGCACCGCAACAAGCCGAACGAGCCGGCGCTCGAAATCGTCCGCAATGCGCTGCTGGGCTTGCAGACCGACCGGGCAGATGACTCAAAGGCGAGCAGGCGCAGTCGAAGAAAACCCGCCGAGCGCAGCCTGACCGCCCGGCGCTCGTAG
- a CDS encoding methyl-accepting chemotaxis protein: MSRLRSISARLIIALSLTVAIACAVLGTFSVIQQRALTRLALEQQLKLQFDSVSAGIDYEGRAALAVSSTLAALPPIADAYLKGDRDALGALLGGAMPLLKAQGIPLVNVWAPPATNFYRVHEPKVFGDDTSKRRITVVQANQTGRLIAGVEQSRLSLGIFGMTPIVRDGKVIATVDVGAAFGKEFVERAKQRFGIDLAVYWINDGQPKRLSSTFGDDVVATPDEVLAVFKGAPLQRDATLSGRPAAVYVGQIRNYAGDPVAVLEVIKDTTAYEAAAAGAQQQLIIGTVVILLLAVIVALFVARGISRPLIAITAVMHRLSSGDTEVTIPGGQRKDELGTMAQAVDVFRRTMIETSSLREAQEASQQQAEHDKQTLQRQMADRFEADVKGVVSSVAKATEDMERVVHQITTSVNGTSQRAAAAAAASEEASSGVSTVAAASEELASSVTEIGRQVAHSSKVADGAVIKARQTTEMVSSLAAAAEKIGDVLRLIDAIASQTNLLALNATIEAARAGEAGRGFAVVAAEVKELAGQTAKATEEIAGQVSSIQAATSDCVTAIGGISTTIQEISGIAATIAAAVEQQGSATREIARSVQQAASGTNEVSQNVVGASDAAEQSRQLADHVMVATRDLGKHANHLFRSVDTFLAGLRKAA, translated from the coding sequence ATGTCCCGCCTCCGGTCGATCTCCGCCCGCCTCATCATCGCGCTCTCGCTCACCGTTGCCATCGCCTGTGCCGTGCTCGGCACCTTTTCCGTGATCCAGCAGCGCGCCTTGACCCGGCTGGCGCTGGAGCAGCAGCTCAAGCTGCAGTTCGACAGCGTCTCGGCCGGCATCGATTACGAGGGCCGCGCGGCGCTGGCGGTGAGCTCGACATTGGCGGCGCTGCCGCCGATCGCCGACGCCTATCTCAAGGGCGACCGCGATGCGCTCGGCGCGCTGCTCGGCGGCGCCATGCCGCTGCTGAAGGCGCAAGGGATTCCGCTGGTCAACGTGTGGGCGCCGCCGGCCACCAATTTCTATCGCGTGCACGAGCCGAAAGTGTTCGGCGACGACACCTCCAAGCGGCGCATCACCGTGGTGCAGGCCAACCAGACCGGCCGCCTGATCGCCGGAGTCGAGCAGAGCCGGCTGTCGCTCGGCATCTTCGGCATGACGCCGATCGTGCGCGACGGCAAGGTGATCGCGACCGTCGATGTCGGCGCCGCCTTCGGCAAGGAATTCGTCGAGCGTGCCAAGCAGCGCTTCGGCATCGATCTCGCCGTCTACTGGATCAACGACGGGCAGCCGAAGCGGCTGTCGTCGACCTTCGGCGACGATGTCGTCGCCACGCCCGACGAGGTGCTCGCAGTGTTCAAGGGCGCGCCGCTGCAGCGTGACGCCACGCTGTCCGGCCGGCCCGCCGCGGTCTATGTCGGCCAGATCAGGAACTATGCCGGCGATCCGGTCGCCGTGCTCGAGGTGATCAAGGACACCACCGCCTATGAGGCCGCCGCCGCCGGCGCGCAGCAGCAGCTGATCATCGGCACGGTCGTGATCCTGCTGCTCGCCGTCATCGTCGCGCTGTTCGTCGCCCGCGGCATCTCGCGTCCGCTAATCGCGATCACCGCCGTGATGCACCGGCTGTCGAGCGGCGACACCGAGGTCACGATCCCCGGCGGCCAGCGCAAGGACGAGCTCGGCACCATGGCGCAGGCGGTCGACGTTTTCCGCCGTACCATGATCGAGACGAGCTCGCTTCGCGAGGCGCAGGAGGCCTCGCAGCAGCAGGCCGAGCATGACAAGCAGACCCTGCAGCGGCAGATGGCCGACCGCTTCGAGGCCGACGTCAAGGGCGTGGTCTCTTCAGTCGCCAAGGCCACCGAGGACATGGAGCGCGTCGTCCACCAGATCACGACGAGCGTGAACGGCACCTCGCAGCGCGCCGCTGCGGCAGCGGCGGCATCCGAGGAAGCTTCGAGCGGCGTCTCGACGGTCGCGGCCGCGTCGGAAGAGCTCGCCTCCTCGGTGACGGAGATCGGCCGTCAAGTCGCGCATTCGAGCAAGGTGGCCGATGGCGCCGTCATCAAGGCCCGGCAGACGACGGAGATGGTCAGCAGCCTCGCCGCCGCCGCCGAGAAGATCGGCGACGTGCTGCGCCTGATCGACGCAATCGCGAGCCAGACCAACCTGCTCGCGCTCAACGCCACGATCGAAGCGGCCCGCGCCGGCGAGGCTGGTCGCGGCTTCGCCGTCGTCGCCGCCGAGGTCAAGGAGCTGGCCGGCCAGACCGCGAAGGCGACGGAGGAGATCGCCGGCCAGGTCAGCTCGATCCAGGCCGCGACGTCCGACTGCGTCACCGCCATCGGCGGCATCAGCACCACGATCCAGGAGATCAGCGGCATTGCCGCGACCATCGCCGCCGCCGTCGAGCAGCAGGGCTCGGCGACGCGCGAGATCGCGCGCAGCGTCCAGCAGGCGGCCTCCGGCACCAATGAGGTGTCGCAGAACGTCGTCGGCGCCAGCGACGCCGCCGAGCAGTCGCGCCAGCTCGCCGACCACGTCATGGTCGCCACGCGCGACCTCGGCAAGCACGCCAACCACCTGTTCAGGAGCGTCGACACGTTCCTCGCCGGCCTGCGCAAGGCGGCGTAG
- a CDS encoding helix-turn-helix transcriptional regulator: MSEDDKLNSVVSHIYDAVLNPGLWGAALERLARFVSGEAGTLCLEDLTAKFVSAGHDIGSDLEYMQIHSELYGDYFDPLTAVSQLEVEEVVSLLELVPHREDCARLFYQEHRTPRGHATKAAIGTREDDDGLLGLHRGAPDEVIDDAMRRRISLVAPHIRRAILIGKVFGRKFGEAAIFASILDQLNAGLFLIDRDGRIIHANTTGRRILGTDDFLRAINGRLVARDTDANRAMQAAFARKGALEMDAKGIALSLTAEDRDCHVVHVLPQRLAAGPGTARSGAVTAAVVVCKTRLELPLAPDIIGRAYQLTPTELRVLLALVNVGGISEVAASLGVSVSTIKTHVGRLFAKTGSARQADLVKLVAGFRPMFVA, encoded by the coding sequence ATGAGTGAAGACGATAAGCTGAACTCCGTTGTCAGCCACATCTATGATGCCGTGCTCAATCCCGGGCTCTGGGGCGCGGCGCTGGAACGACTCGCGCGATTCGTGAGCGGCGAGGCCGGAACGCTGTGCCTCGAGGATCTGACCGCCAAGTTCGTCAGCGCCGGTCACGATATCGGTTCCGATCTCGAATACATGCAGATCCATTCTGAACTGTACGGGGACTACTTCGACCCGCTCACCGCCGTATCGCAATTGGAGGTCGAGGAGGTCGTGAGCCTCCTCGAGCTCGTTCCCCATCGCGAAGACTGCGCTCGGCTCTTCTACCAGGAACACCGGACACCCCGAGGTCATGCCACGAAAGCCGCGATCGGAACGCGCGAGGACGATGACGGGCTGCTCGGCCTGCATCGTGGCGCGCCCGACGAGGTGATCGACGATGCGATGAGGCGACGCATATCGCTGGTGGCGCCTCACATTCGCCGAGCCATTCTCATCGGCAAGGTGTTCGGCCGCAAATTCGGCGAAGCGGCGATCTTCGCCTCCATCCTGGACCAGTTGAACGCCGGCCTGTTCCTGATCGATCGTGACGGTCGGATCATTCACGCCAATACGACCGGACGAAGAATCCTCGGCACCGACGACTTCCTGCGTGCGATCAACGGACGGCTGGTCGCACGCGACACGGACGCCAATCGCGCCATGCAGGCCGCCTTCGCCCGAAAGGGCGCTCTCGAGATGGATGCGAAGGGCATTGCCCTTTCGCTGACAGCGGAGGATCGCGACTGTCACGTGGTCCACGTGCTGCCGCAACGGCTGGCAGCCGGTCCAGGAACGGCAAGGTCCGGGGCCGTCACCGCCGCGGTCGTCGTCTGCAAGACACGGCTCGAGCTCCCTCTCGCGCCAGATATCATCGGCCGCGCCTACCAGCTCACGCCGACCGAGCTGCGGGTGCTGCTTGCCCTTGTCAATGTCGGCGGCATTTCCGAAGTGGCGGCATCGCTCGGCGTCTCGGTGTCGACGATCAAGACCCATGTCGGTCGGCTGTTCGCAAAAACCGGATCCGCCCGCCAGGCGGACCTGGTCAAGCTGGTCGCCGGCTTCCGGCCCATGTTCGTGGCCTGA
- the lepA gene encoding translation elongation factor 4, translating into MTTVPIPNIRNFSIVAHIDHGKSTLADRLIQMTGGLSDREMAGKEQVLDSMDIERERGITIKAQTVRLQYRAKDGKDYIFNLMDTPGHVDFAYEVSRSLAACEGSLLVVDASQGVEAQTLANVYQALDNNHEIVPVLNKIDLPAAEPDKIKQQIEDVIGIDASDAVMISAKTGLGVPDVLEAIVTRLPPPKGDRDATLKALLVDSWYDVYLGVVVLVRIVDGVMKKGQRVRMMGTGAAYDVERVGFFTPKMTQVDELGPGEIGFITAAIKEVADTRVGDTITDDRKPVTEMLPGFKPAIPVVFCGLFPVDADDFETLRAAMGKLRLNDASFSFEMETSAALGFGFRCGFLGLLHLEIIQERLSREFDLNLIATAPSVIYKMKLTDGEEIEIHNPVDMPDVVKIAEIQEPWIEATILTPDEYLGSVLKLCQDRRGNQKELTYVGARAMVKYELPLNEVVLDFYDRLKSVSKGYASFDYHLTDYKPADLVKMQILVNNEPVDALSMLVHRTRAEGRGRAMVEKMKDLIPPHMFQIPIQAAIGGKVIARETVRALRKDVTAKCYGGDITRKRKLLEKQKEGKKKMRQFGKVDIPQEAFIAALKVDS; encoded by the coding sequence ATGACGACCGTCCCCATTCCCAACATCCGCAACTTCTCCATCGTCGCCCATATCGACCATGGAAAGTCCACGCTGGCCGATCGCCTGATCCAGATGACGGGGGGCCTGTCGGACCGCGAGATGGCGGGCAAGGAGCAGGTGCTCGATTCGATGGATATCGAGCGCGAGCGCGGCATCACCATCAAGGCGCAGACCGTGCGCCTGCAGTACCGCGCCAAGGACGGCAAGGATTACATCTTCAATCTGATGGACACGCCCGGCCACGTCGACTTCGCCTACGAAGTGTCGCGGTCGCTGGCAGCCTGCGAAGGCTCGCTGCTGGTGGTCGACGCCAGCCAGGGCGTCGAGGCGCAGACGCTCGCCAACGTCTACCAGGCGCTCGACAACAATCACGAGATCGTTCCGGTCCTCAACAAGATCGACCTGCCGGCGGCCGAGCCGGACAAGATCAAGCAGCAGATCGAGGACGTGATCGGCATCGACGCGTCCGACGCGGTGATGATCTCGGCCAAGACCGGCCTCGGGGTTCCCGACGTGCTCGAAGCCATCGTCACCCGCCTGCCGCCGCCCAAGGGCGACCGCGACGCGACCTTGAAGGCGCTGCTGGTCGACAGCTGGTACGACGTCTATCTCGGCGTCGTTGTCTTGGTGCGCATCGTCGACGGCGTCATGAAGAAGGGCCAGCGGGTCCGGATGATGGGCACGGGCGCGGCCTATGACGTCGAGCGCGTCGGCTTCTTCACCCCGAAGATGACCCAGGTCGACGAGCTCGGCCCCGGCGAGATCGGCTTCATCACCGCCGCGATCAAGGAAGTCGCCGACACCCGCGTCGGCGACACCATCACCGACGACCGCAAGCCGGTGACCGAGATGCTGCCGGGCTTCAAGCCGGCGATTCCGGTCGTGTTCTGCGGCCTGTTCCCGGTCGACGCCGACGATTTCGAGACGCTGCGCGCGGCGATGGGCAAGCTCCGGCTCAACGACGCCAGCTTCTCGTTCGAGATGGAGACCTCGGCCGCACTCGGCTTCGGCTTCCGCTGCGGCTTCCTCGGCCTGCTGCATCTGGAGATCATCCAGGAGCGGCTCTCCCGCGAGTTCGACCTCAATTTGATCGCGACCGCGCCAAGCGTCATCTACAAGATGAAGCTGACCGACGGCGAGGAGATCGAGATCCACAACCCCGTCGACATGCCGGACGTGGTCAAGATCGCCGAGATCCAGGAGCCGTGGATCGAGGCCACGATCCTGACGCCGGACGAATATCTCGGCAGCGTGCTCAAGCTGTGCCAGGACCGCCGCGGCAATCAGAAGGAGCTCACCTATGTCGGCGCCCGCGCCATGGTGAAGTACGAGCTGCCGCTCAACGAGGTGGTGCTCGACTTCTACGACCGGCTGAAATCGGTCTCCAAGGGCTACGCCTCGTTCGACTATCATCTGACCGACTACAAGCCGGCCGATCTGGTGAAGATGCAGATCCTCGTCAACAACGAGCCGGTCGACGCGCTGTCGATGCTGGTGCACCGGACCCGTGCCGAAGGGCGCGGCCGCGCCATGGTCGAGAAGATGAAGGACCTGATCCCGCCGCACATGTTCCAGATCCCGATCCAGGCGGCGATCGGCGGCAAGGTGATCGCGCGCGAGACCGTGCGCGCGCTGCGCAAGGACGTCACCGCCAAGTGCTACGGCGGCGACATCACGCGCAAGCGCAAGCTTCTGGAGAAGCAGAAGGAAGGCAAGAAGAAGATGCGGCAGTTCGGCAAGGTCGACATCCCGCAGGAAGCCTTCATCGCCGCGCTCAAGGTCGATAGCTGA